A genomic window from Sulfurospirillum multivorans DSM 12446 includes:
- a CDS encoding sulfate/molybdate ABC transporter ATP-binding protein produces the protein MLKVHLFKKLQGATGVIDFEVKCDFEKGVFWTIFGESGIGKTTLLRMIAGLETPDSGTIEMDGEVWFDSTKGINLTPQKRRVGFVFQNYALFEHMSVLENLLFAQTHKDAKKAEKILHVMGLDVLKNRLPSTLSGGQRQRIALARAIAQEPKVLLLDEPLSALDALTRSRLQDELKKTHDIFKLATLMVSHDRSEVFKLSDQVLWLKEGKIFNQGSPRKVFLSQHSTSKFAFEGEVLDCEKRDSIYVATIGIGNTIVEVVLDESEAINLTVGTSVSVSTKAFAPIVKII, from the coding sequence ATGCTTAAAGTACATCTTTTTAAAAAGCTCCAAGGCGCAACGGGAGTCATTGATTTTGAAGTGAAGTGCGATTTTGAAAAAGGGGTCTTTTGGACAATTTTTGGAGAGTCTGGTATTGGAAAAACGACCTTACTTCGCATGATAGCAGGGCTTGAAACGCCTGATAGTGGAACCATTGAGATGGACGGTGAAGTGTGGTTTGATAGCACTAAAGGGATTAATCTTACTCCTCAAAAACGCCGTGTGGGGTTTGTTTTTCAAAACTATGCTTTGTTTGAACACATGAGTGTTTTGGAAAATCTTCTTTTTGCACAAACCCACAAGGATGCTAAAAAAGCCGAAAAAATCTTACATGTAATGGGATTGGATGTTTTAAAAAATCGCTTACCTTCAACGCTTTCAGGTGGACAAAGACAACGTATTGCCCTTGCGCGTGCCATTGCACAAGAGCCTAAGGTATTGCTTTTAGATGAGCCTCTTTCAGCACTGGATGCCTTGACGCGTTCACGCTTGCAAGATGAACTTAAAAAAACACACGATATTTTTAAACTAGCTACGCTGATGGTTTCCCATGACCGCAGTGAAGTGTTTAAGCTCTCTGATCAAGTTTTATGGCTGAAAGAGGGAAAGATTTTCAATCAAGGCTCACCTAGAAAAGTATTTCTTTCTCAACACAGTACCAGTAAATTTGCCTTTGAGGGAGAGGTTTTAGATTGTGAAAAGCGTGATAGCATTTATGTTGCAACCATCGGCATTGGTAACACAATCGTCGAAGTTGTTTTAGATGAAAGTGAGGCTATTAACCTAACCGTTGGAACAAGTGTGAGTGTAAGCACAAAAGCATTTGCACCTATTGTAAAAATCATCTAA
- a CDS encoding sulfite exporter TauE/SafE family protein — MKKESLHTHVPFKSFLGGLSVSTLGGLIGLGGAEFRLPLLVGYFGFSTLLAIMMNKLTSLATVLFSLIFRVYYTGAMDLYANISTVIVLLIGSMIGAWVGAHYACLLHERFLNKLIAFILVILSLSMISSHLYVIELYPTMVLTGLSLQGIGVIAAILGVAGGEFLIPTLMLLYGFDMKIAGTLSLCISLPTMIVAFIRYSRNQVFSQLKEHKKFILFMVIGSFAGSLIGAYALQFIHSEWLVWILGIILMLSAIKVFSHSKKSS, encoded by the coding sequence ATGAAAAAAGAATCCTTGCACACACACGTACCTTTTAAATCTTTCTTAGGTGGGCTCTCTGTTTCAACCTTAGGTGGTTTAATAGGTCTTGGTGGTGCAGAATTTCGGTTACCTCTTTTAGTAGGGTACTTTGGATTTAGTACCTTGTTAGCCATTATGATGAATAAGCTAACTTCCCTTGCAACGGTTCTTTTCTCATTAATATTTCGCGTTTATTATACAGGAGCTATGGATCTTTACGCCAATATTAGCACCGTCATTGTTCTATTAATAGGTTCAATGATAGGAGCATGGGTTGGTGCACATTATGCCTGTTTACTTCACGAACGCTTTTTAAATAAGCTCATTGCTTTTATTTTAGTCATTTTATCCCTTAGTATGATAAGCTCGCATCTGTATGTTATTGAACTCTATCCAACAATGGTATTGACAGGACTGAGCTTACAAGGTATTGGAGTTATAGCAGCTATTTTAGGTGTTGCAGGAGGTGAGTTTTTAATTCCTACCCTGATGTTACTGTATGGGTTTGATATGAAAATAGCAGGCACTTTATCGCTTTGTATCTCTTTGCCCACTATGATAGTTGCATTTATTCGTTATTCTCGAAATCAGGTTTTTTCTCAGTTGAAAGAGCACAAGAAATTTATTCTATTTATGGTCATAGGTTCTTTTGCAGGCTCACTCATAGGCGCATATGCTCTTCAGTTTATTCATTCAGAGTGGCTTGTATGGATTTTGGGCATCATTTTAATGCTATCTGCAATTAAAGTATTCTCTCACAGTAAAAAATCATCCTAA
- a CDS encoding TOBE domain-containing protein has protein sequence MNRLRARISHIQTYEGISRILLNYHEQTLTAITLELPSFAKEGSEVYICFKETEVGVAKGTCNNISFSNIFECHIEVLNKGVILSTIRATHHSHTLGSIITTAAIERLNLQVNDLINFFVKATELSLEEMV, from the coding sequence ATGAATCGTTTGCGTGCACGAATCAGTCATATCCAAACCTATGAAGGGATATCACGCATCCTTTTAAACTATCATGAACAAACGCTCACAGCAATTACCTTAGAACTTCCCTCTTTTGCAAAAGAGGGAAGTGAAGTGTATATCTGTTTTAAGGAGACAGAAGTAGGTGTTGCTAAAGGAACTTGCAACAATATCAGTTTCTCAAATATCTTTGAGTGCCACATTGAAGTATTAAACAAAGGAGTGATACTCTCTACCATTAGAGCAACACATCATTCTCATACATTAGGCTCAATCATTACAACCGCAGCTATAGAACGTTTGAATTTACAGGTAAATGATCTAATAAACTTTTTCGTTAAAGCAACTGAATTATCGCTTGAGGAGATGGTATGA
- the modB gene encoding molybdate ABC transporter permease subunit: protein MSPAFWEPFGLTLELALITTIFLYLVGIPLAYYLAFSKIRFKAILEAVIAMPLVLPPSVLGFYFLLMFSQNGFLGAIWKELFGHQLAFHFDGLVVGSIIFSLPFMVHPLLSGFKSVDRFSIEAAHTMGKSQIQTLFRVVLPAMKSSLATGGVISFAHTVGEFGVVLMIGGNINGQTKVASIAIYNEVEALNYTMAHSYSLILFAFSFAILWLVYTKLGNEVKASFHA from the coding sequence TTGAGTCCTGCATTTTGGGAACCTTTTGGGCTAACCCTAGAATTGGCATTGATTACAACGATTTTTTTATATCTTGTAGGTATTCCACTTGCTTATTATTTAGCTTTTTCTAAAATACGTTTCAAAGCCATACTGGAAGCTGTCATTGCGATGCCTTTGGTTTTACCTCCTTCGGTGCTCGGTTTTTATTTCCTTCTTATGTTTAGCCAAAATGGATTCTTAGGTGCTATTTGGAAAGAGCTTTTTGGGCATCAATTAGCATTTCATTTTGATGGATTGGTTGTAGGTTCTATTATTTTTAGTCTTCCTTTTATGGTTCATCCACTCTTAAGTGGGTTCAAATCAGTGGATCGTTTTAGTATTGAAGCAGCCCATACAATGGGTAAAAGCCAAATACAAACACTTTTTAGGGTTGTTTTACCTGCAATGAAATCTTCTCTTGCCACAGGTGGCGTCATTTCCTTTGCACATACAGTGGGTGAATTTGGTGTGGTATTGATGATTGGGGGCAATATTAATGGACAAACGAAAGTAGCTTCTATTGCCATTTACAATGAAGTCGAAGCTCTTAATTATACAATGGCGCATAGCTATTCTTTAATTTTGTTTGCCTTTTCGTTTGCCATTTTGTGGTTGGTGTATACGAAATTAGGTAATGAAGTAAAAGCGAGTTTCCATGCTTAA